In the Actinomycetota bacterium genome, one interval contains:
- a CDS encoding PKD domain-containing protein, producing MPSPWELAWIAADRAMSIAEWPELQIAPRQTGLTGLRSFFWLEAEPRPVSASASVPGLVVTAYAEPISYTWSFGEGATRTTNHTGRRWTRSRNGNIGHMYERRGVYPVSVEVLWRASWRMGGGGWQHLGYFSNDDSVSYHVRQMVAMLRQRR from the coding sequence ATGCCGTCGCCGTGGGAGCTTGCGTGGATCGCGGCCGATCGAGCTATGTCCATCGCGGAGTGGCCCGAGCTTCAGATCGCGCCTCGGCAAACCGGGCTCACCGGCCTCCGCTCGTTCTTCTGGCTCGAGGCTGAACCTAGACCCGTCTCCGCCAGCGCTTCCGTTCCCGGACTGGTCGTGACGGCGTATGCGGAACCGATCTCCTACACGTGGTCGTTCGGCGAGGGAGCGACGCGCACGACGAACCACACGGGCCGCCGGTGGACGCGGAGTCGCAACGGGAACATCGGCCACATGTACGAGCGGCGCGGCGTCTACCCGGTCTCGGTAGAGGTTCTATGGCGCGCGAGCTGGCGCATGGGCGGGGGAGGGTGGCAGCACCTCGGCTACTTCAGTAACGACGACTCGGTGAGTTACCACGTTCGCCAGATGGTGGCGATGCTGCGCCAACGCCGCTGA
- a CDS encoding response regulator transcription factor, which yields MRLVIAEDSVLLREGLSRIVADNGMTVVAQVSDAHALRAAVDEHQPDAVLTDIKMPPGFRTEGLEAAADIKSRFPRIGVLVLSQYVEADYAMKVMNSGGGVGYLLKERLGKVDELLDAIRRVGVGGNVIDPEVVDALISQEQAKSHFAEMTPREKEILGLMAQGWSNTALSDRLHVSPKTVETHIGRIFNKLGLHPAPEGHRRVLAVLAYLSSTAART from the coding sequence GTGCGTCTCGTGATCGCAGAGGATTCAGTGCTGCTTCGCGAAGGCCTCTCTCGTATCGTGGCGGACAACGGAATGACCGTTGTTGCGCAGGTCTCGGACGCGCACGCGCTTCGAGCAGCGGTCGATGAACATCAACCAGATGCGGTGCTGACCGACATAAAGATGCCGCCGGGCTTCCGGACTGAAGGTCTAGAGGCGGCGGCTGACATCAAAAGCCGCTTCCCTAGGATCGGGGTCCTCGTGTTGTCTCAGTACGTCGAAGCCGACTATGCGATGAAGGTAATGAACAGCGGGGGGGGTGTGGGTTACCTGCTCAAGGAACGTCTGGGGAAGGTCGACGAGCTTCTGGACGCCATCCGCCGCGTTGGAGTCGGCGGCAACGTCATCGATCCCGAAGTGGTCGACGCGTTGATCTCTCAGGAACAGGCAAAGAGCCATTTCGCCGAAATGACCCCGCGGGAGAAGGAGATCCTTGGTCTGATGGCGCAGGGTTGGTCGAACACTGCGCTATCCGACCGGCTGCATGTGAGCCCCAAGACCGTCGAAACACACATCGGACGGATCTTCAACAAGCTGGGATTGCATCCCGCTCCGGAAGGCCACCGGCGCGTCCTCGCGGTGCTCGCCTACCTCTCATCAACTGCTGCGAGGACCTAG
- a CDS encoding sensor histidine kinase yields the protein MACGWAFWLALLIGTRIPLLWTLSYSFQTLLLPLLYYLLLAYPDGKLRSRWSRALVGAEVISSSGNALFAAFFDPRAFGCSDCQRGLNLLLVRNDFELINLKDQIFGRIGLVVLILIMSTLISRWVRATTPMKRVINPIFIPALVWGSAYLTYLLFLQFQQVGLYDPPVRLYHVLLVIFSSSLVALPLMFLVGFARLRGRRARVSDLVVELGDFPTAGQLERALERALGDPSLEVGIWDSATAHYLTPEGDALVLPDADDDRIATKLERGGAPIGVIVHDPALLDDPGLVAAVTAAARLAVENERLQAEVLEQLSEVHASRARIVEAADAERRRIERNLHDGAQQRLVSLSLALQMAESELQEGKEGAASSLKEASVELKEALTDLRELARGMYPAVLTDQGLPAAVAALAQRTPIPLQVALSSLAERDFPEKAEATAYFVIAESITNVIKYSGASKAQITGTFEDGFLRVVIEDDGVGGADLASGGGLRGLRDRVEALDGQFEVESRVGEGTRITARIPCVS from the coding sequence GTGGCCTGCGGTTGGGCGTTCTGGTTGGCGCTCCTGATCGGCACCAGGATCCCATTGCTTTGGACGCTCTCATACTCCTTCCAAACCCTGTTGCTGCCCCTGCTCTATTACTTATTGCTGGCTTACCCAGACGGAAAGCTCCGCTCTCGGTGGAGCCGGGCTTTGGTAGGCGCCGAAGTCATATCCAGCTCAGGCAACGCCCTATTCGCCGCGTTTTTCGACCCCAGGGCATTCGGATGCTCCGATTGCCAACGCGGACTGAACCTCCTTCTCGTACGAAACGACTTCGAGTTGATCAACTTGAAGGACCAGATCTTCGGGCGGATCGGTCTCGTCGTTCTCATCCTTATAATGTCGACACTCATATCTCGCTGGGTACGCGCAACCACCCCGATGAAGCGAGTGATCAATCCGATATTCATCCCGGCCCTCGTTTGGGGATCGGCGTATCTCACGTACCTTCTCTTTCTCCAGTTCCAGCAGGTGGGCCTTTACGACCCGCCTGTGCGTCTCTATCACGTTCTTCTCGTGATCTTCTCGAGTTCGCTCGTAGCTCTCCCGCTCATGTTCCTGGTGGGCTTCGCGCGCCTGCGTGGACGGCGCGCTCGAGTTAGTGACCTCGTGGTCGAGCTTGGCGACTTCCCGACGGCGGGGCAATTGGAAAGAGCGCTGGAGCGCGCCTTGGGCGACCCCTCACTTGAGGTGGGCATCTGGGATTCGGCGACCGCGCATTACCTCACGCCTGAAGGGGACGCCCTTGTCTTACCTGATGCCGACGACGATCGCATCGCTACCAAGCTTGAAAGAGGCGGCGCACCCATAGGGGTCATAGTTCACGACCCAGCATTGCTGGACGACCCAGGACTTGTCGCAGCCGTGACCGCCGCGGCCAGGCTCGCGGTAGAAAACGAACGTCTTCAAGCAGAGGTACTCGAGCAACTTTCAGAAGTCCACGCGTCCAGAGCTCGCATCGTTGAAGCCGCAGATGCGGAACGGCGGCGGATCGAGCGAAACCTGCACGACGGGGCCCAACAGCGTCTCGTTTCGCTCTCACTCGCCCTTCAGATGGCGGAAAGCGAGCTTCAAGAAGGAAAGGAGGGAGCAGCTAGCTCGCTGAAGGAGGCGAGCGTTGAACTAAAGGAGGCTTTGACTGACCTGCGCGAGTTGGCACGTGGGATGTATCCCGCTGTCTTGACAGATCAAGGCTTGCCTGCGGCAGTCGCGGCACTCGCGCAACGAACGCCGATCCCCCTCCAGGTTGCCCTGTCGAGCCTCGCGGAAAGAGACTTTCCAGAAAAGGCCGAAGCGACCGCTTACTTCGTGATAGCCGAATCGATCACGAACGTCATCAAATACTCGGGCGCGTCGAAAGCACAGATAACAGGCACCTTTGAGGACGGATTCCTCCGAGTCGTTATCGAAGACGACGGGGTCGGAGGTGCCGATCTGGCTTCCGGCGGTGGATTGCGTGGACTGAGGGATCGCGTAGAAGCCCTGGATGGCCAATTCGAGGTGGAGAGTCGAGTGGGCGAAGGAACCCGAATCACTGCGAGGATCCCGTGCGTCTCGTGA
- a CDS encoding response regulator transcription factor, whose translation MNTTVLIVDDHPSFRGAARRLLEKAGFNVTGEAADGQTAIEESLRLAPDIVLLDIQLPDMDGFEVARRLASYPGCPIVILVSTREPADYGDEVERAPARGFISKAELSAAKISELFR comes from the coding sequence GTGAACACGACTGTTCTGATAGTGGACGATCACCCTTCCTTCCGCGGAGCTGCTAGACGTCTTCTGGAAAAGGCAGGGTTCAACGTCACAGGCGAGGCCGCCGACGGCCAGACCGCCATCGAAGAGAGCCTTCGTCTGGCCCCCGACATCGTTCTTCTGGACATCCAGTTACCCGACATGGATGGATTCGAGGTCGCTCGTCGATTAGCGTCCTATCCCGGATGTCCCATCGTCATCCTTGTATCGACACGTGAGCCAGCTGACTACGGTGACGAGGTCGAGCGGGCTCCCGCCCGCGGATTCATCAGTAAGGCCGAGCTATCAGCCGCAAAGATCTCGGAGCTGTTCCGCTGA
- a CDS encoding dodecin family protein, whose product MSHHEEPGGTVKVIELVGSSPNSFSDAVRNAVKTASRTIRNIKGVEVYSSTASVGDDGDITNYKVQVKIAFLIDEGGAAS is encoded by the coding sequence ATGTCGCACCACGAAGAGCCCGGTGGCACCGTCAAGGTCATCGAGCTGGTCGGAAGCTCACCGAATTCCTTCAGCGACGCGGTTCGCAACGCGGTGAAGACCGCCTCGCGCACGATCCGCAACATCAAGGGCGTAGAGGTCTACTCGAGCACCGCGTCGGTCGGCGACGACGGCGACATCACCAACTACAAGGTCCAGGTGAAGATCGCTTTCCTGATCGACGAAGGCGGCGCCGCCAGCTAG
- a CDS encoding glycoside hydrolase, which translates to MAHLVWQNAPLLTAFSSTADGGLTWTPARAIRLHPDEIALNHVQVLPNSDLLITYQSFSTPGFIAGGLQGGELGLFAIRSEDGGESWSDPATIGQHIEGIHASVVAPDGSVYVVWETPEVEGRPGLVISRSSDGGATWLPARHIEAAHFSAFLPAVTVAPNGTVGVVFDDLRNDQEGDEGKTAEVRLLQSTDGGATWEELTLASSFSVEDGDWVTFAEGTPFESHNPYLGDHQSVVATKCGLTAIFALGRPYAVDGSADMFVGTAAVPSEINGEGCRHRRADSDEPSAQPRGGF; encoded by the coding sequence GTGGCGCATCTCGTCTGGCAGAACGCCCCGCTCTTGACGGCCTTCTCTAGCACCGCCGACGGTGGTTTGACGTGGACGCCCGCCCGCGCCATTCGTTTACATCCGGATGAGATCGCTCTCAACCATGTCCAGGTATTGCCGAATAGTGATCTGCTCATCACCTATCAATCGTTCTCGACGCCTGGATTCATCGCTGGTGGGTTGCAAGGCGGGGAACTGGGTCTCTTCGCGATTCGTTCGGAGGATGGAGGCGAGTCCTGGTCCGATCCGGCGACGATAGGTCAACACATAGAAGGAATCCACGCTTCGGTTGTCGCGCCCGACGGCTCCGTTTACGTTGTCTGGGAGACGCCGGAGGTTGAAGGCCGACCCGGTTTGGTGATTAGTCGATCAAGTGACGGCGGGGCCACGTGGTTGCCGGCGCGACACATCGAAGCCGCCCATTTCTCGGCATTCCTGCCAGCGGTCACGGTGGCGCCCAATGGCACTGTCGGGGTCGTGTTCGATGATCTGCGCAACGATCAAGAGGGCGACGAAGGGAAGACAGCAGAGGTCCGGTTACTCCAGTCCACGGACGGAGGGGCGACATGGGAGGAACTAACCCTTGCATCGTCATTCTCCGTCGAAGACGGCGATTGGGTGACGTTTGCTGAAGGCACGCCCTTCGAGTCTCACAATCCATACCTAGGCGATCACCAGAGCGTGGTTGCCACGAAATGCGGGCTCACCGCCATCTTCGCGCTGGGCCGACCCTACGCAGTCGATGGCAGTGCGGACATGTTTGTGGGTACAGCAGCCGTGCCCTCGGAGATAAATGGTGAGGGGTGCCGGCATCGTCGCGCTGATTCCGATGAGCCTTCCGCACAACCTCGTGGCGGTTTCTAG
- a CDS encoding CehA/McbA family metallohydrolase: MRDRILTVALAAAAVVAATLPWGGGGTATAAEPCDWLAGDLHVHTTYSHDSYGGPEDDNTGHEDAYTLGWGVGDEGALAASRGLDYVAITDHNDIRAQADYDQIRSHGVIPIPSYENSMGGHAQMHGATKLYDNGSNTLADVERVAAELRAAGGAFQINHPSDYEWVTKYRHAFVPDAVEIWNIGVWAYEPPAPGTNDHEYPLKFYDRFLEAGHRVAATAGSDSHWRSTTAAQGVGQPTTWICADDATAQGLVDGIKAGRTTMSHQPPAYGGPFAEVRADGNGDGTFEAMLGDVVAPKSPVQVRVARSAGAILRLVTDAGRREVIVTSDDFSHVFEMPRGATFARAEVFYEDAQESRQQLQSICDALETITTYFGQNEVSYCDVRLAVAALTSPIYFQEPDLDPSTTLTYNGATSGRVGSTTRLSAVLTDSAGAPVGGEAVRFDFRGTSYEATTAVDGTASTSVRLTGPPGTYDVRSIYEGSSIYLPSQDLDPVTVTTPS; the protein is encoded by the coding sequence ATGAGAGACCGCATTCTCACCGTCGCACTCGCTGCGGCAGCGGTGGTGGCGGCGACGCTGCCTTGGGGTGGCGGCGGGACCGCGACCGCGGCCGAACCGTGCGACTGGCTCGCAGGCGATCTGCACGTTCACACGACCTACTCGCACGATTCATACGGCGGACCTGAAGACGACAACACAGGGCATGAGGACGCCTACACCCTCGGCTGGGGAGTGGGTGACGAGGGAGCGCTCGCCGCGTCGCGCGGCCTCGATTACGTCGCGATCACGGATCACAACGACATCCGCGCTCAGGCCGACTACGACCAGATCCGCTCGCATGGAGTTATCCCCATCCCCAGCTACGAGAACTCGATGGGCGGCCACGCTCAGATGCACGGCGCCACGAAGCTTTACGACAACGGCTCCAACACGCTCGCCGACGTAGAACGGGTGGCCGCGGAGCTGCGCGCGGCGGGCGGTGCCTTCCAGATCAATCACCCGTCCGATTACGAATGGGTCACTAAATACCGTCACGCTTTCGTCCCAGACGCCGTAGAGATCTGGAACATCGGCGTGTGGGCCTACGAGCCACCGGCGCCGGGGACGAACGATCACGAGTACCCGCTGAAGTTCTACGACAGGTTCCTCGAGGCGGGGCACCGCGTCGCCGCGACGGCCGGCAGCGACAGCCACTGGCGCTCAACCACCGCGGCTCAAGGTGTGGGTCAGCCCACCACCTGGATATGTGCAGACGACGCGACCGCACAGGGCTTGGTAGATGGCATCAAGGCCGGGCGCACCACGATGTCCCACCAGCCCCCGGCGTACGGCGGCCCGTTCGCCGAAGTGCGCGCCGACGGCAACGGCGATGGGACGTTCGAAGCGATGCTGGGCGACGTCGTCGCGCCGAAATCGCCCGTGCAGGTGCGCGTGGCGCGCTCTGCAGGAGCAATTCTGCGGCTCGTCACCGACGCGGGACGGCGGGAGGTCATCGTGACGTCGGACGATTTCTCGCATGTTTTCGAGATGCCGCGCGGAGCAACGTTTGCCCGTGCCGAGGTCTTCTACGAAGACGCACAGGAGTCGCGACAGCAGTTGCAGAGCATCTGCGACGCGCTGGAGACGATCACCACGTACTTCGGCCAGAACGAGGTCTCGTACTGCGACGTGCGGCTGGCGGTAGCCGCTCTGACGTCACCTATCTACTTCCAAGAGCCAGATCTCGATCCGTCGACCACACTCACGTACAACGGTGCCACGTCCGGCCGGGTGGGATCCACCACAAGGCTGAGTGCCGTACTCACGGATTCCGCGGGTGCACCTGTCGGAGGGGAGGCCGTCCGGTTCGACTTCCGCGGGACCTCCTATGAAGCGACAACGGCGGTCGACGGAACCGCTTCGACCTCTGTGAGGCTGACGGGTCCCCCAGGCACGTATGACGTGAGATCGATCTATGAAGGGTCGAGCATCTACCTCCCATCGCAGGACCTCGACCCCGTCACCGTCACCACCCCCAGCTAG
- a CDS encoding thermonuclease family protein: MTRVRYLLLSCLVVTACAGHQVDLMTQAPATLAEEPGGYEAASVVRVVDGDTIEVEITGRSDGPGAGLAEVGREYPVRLIGIDTPESVKPGTPVECFGREASSAAKALLDGKTVRLVKDVEETDRYDRLLRYVYLEAEMANARLVVNGYAAAYTYPPNIRWSSLFVQLQREARENGRGLWSAASCAEENGGP, encoded by the coding sequence ATGACTCGGGTCCGCTACCTCTTGCTGTCGTGCCTCGTGGTGACGGCGTGTGCAGGCCACCAGGTCGATCTCATGACGCAGGCTCCCGCGACCCTCGCCGAGGAGCCGGGGGGGTATGAGGCCGCGAGCGTCGTGCGCGTGGTCGACGGCGACACGATCGAGGTCGAGATCACGGGTCGCAGTGACGGCCCCGGCGCCGGGCTAGCAGAGGTGGGCAGGGAATATCCGGTCCGCCTCATCGGGATCGACACACCTGAATCGGTGAAGCCCGGCACGCCCGTCGAGTGCTTCGGGCGCGAGGCCTCCAGCGCAGCCAAGGCTCTACTGGACGGGAAGACGGTGCGGCTCGTGAAAGACGTCGAAGAAACGGACCGCTACGACCGTCTACTGCGGTACGTCTATCTAGAGGCCGAGATGGCAAACGCGCGCCTGGTTGTCAACGGCTACGCGGCGGCTTACACCTACCCACCAAACATAAGGTGGTCGAGTCTCTTCGTGCAGCTGCAACGGGAGGCGCGGGAGAACGGCCGTGGCCTTTGGTCTGCAGCCAGCTGTGCGGAGGAGAATGGGGGTCCGTAA